One window of the Eucalyptus grandis isolate ANBG69807.140 chromosome 8, ASM1654582v1, whole genome shotgun sequence genome contains the following:
- the LOC104430318 gene encoding putative UPF0481 protein At3g02645, with protein MEMETPLELLIQRKEKIVLQVGNRTLFNADQVRYLISDGQPLRETREWFIHVKTNFKEELQKDINSHVCVFQVPRSLSSAKPQAYAPQLVGLGPYHHLQPHLLEMERVKLDVVKKLHKESSGMSFMELVRKLTDLHLYVRACYHKFLDIDADVLSWIMTVDAQFLFHLLCQHAVGKKTLESSPFLGVLADHAGKKLAEDAILRDVMMLENQIPIFFLAKMVTVACSPLEVTEQKKIEENFPHMLVGFCKFLSPLKETRRYQVDKTLKRAHLLDLLYSMVVEREDEFKIDIPANIILIEEDKTGAVPTSNDSRRTAPQHLVSMTENVLGLLQSPNLPFTEKIRPHAMMVQGIMRILSQQIGPSVLDSFGYEEAPAEEKGLISRASSLAKAGVKFRKTDYIEETSFDEKTHTFQLPAIKLSVNSEVVIRNLVAYEAMATSGPLLFTRFVELMDGLLDTPHDVRLLKKHGIITGHLKDGEVARLFNGMSHSIDGHCPSQLDKTIKKVNEFYHAAPKIKTQNMIERYVYNFWKFLAMVTMAGIINFDEQHLKMYSCVLVMYQL; from the exons ATGGAAATGGAGACCCCTTTGGAGTTGTTGATCCAACGAAAGGAGAAGATAGTTCTCCAAGTGGGCAATCGAACTCTGTTCAATGCTGACCAAGTCAGATATCTCATCAGTGACGGCCAGCCACTAAGAG AAACGAGAGAATGGTTCATTCATGTCAAAACCAATTTCAAGGAAGAGCTTCAGAAGGACATTAATTCCCATGTGTGCGTTTTCCAAGTCCCCCGATCACTCAGCTCTGCCAAGCCTCAGGCTTATGCCCCCCAACTCGTCGGCTTAGGACCCTATCACCACCTTCAGCCTCATCTCCTGGAGATGGAGCGAGTCAAGCTTGACGTCGTGAAGAAGCTCCACAAGGAGTCCAGTGGCATGAGCTTCATGGAGCTCGTGAGAAAGCTCACCGATTTGCACCTCTATGTCCGTGCGTGTTACCACAAGTTCTTGGACATTGATGCTGACGTGTTGTCATGGATCATGACCGTCGATGCGCAGTTCCTGTTCCATCTGCTCTGCCAGCATGCCGTTGGCAAGAAAACCCTCGAGTCGTCACCTTTCTTGGGGGTCCTAGCCGACCACGCGGGCAAGAAGCTCGCGGAGGATGCCATATTGAGGGACGTCATGATGTTGGAGAACCAAATCCCGATATTCTTTCTGGCGAAGATGGTGACGGTCGCGTGCTCACCACTAGAAGTCACCGAGCAGAAGAAGATCGAAGAGAACTTCCCCCACATGCTGGTGGGGTTTTGCAAATTTCTCTCGCCGCTCAAAGAGACGAGGCGGTACCAGGTTGACAAAACTTTGAAGCGCGCGCATTTGTTGGATCTTCTTTACAGTATGGTCGTGGAGAGAGAGGACGAATTCAAGATCGATATACCAGCTAACATCATCCTAATCGAAGAAGATAAGACCGGTGCTGTACCTACGTCTAATGATAGCAGGCGAACTGCTCCTCAACACCTTGTGTCTATGACAGAGAACGTGCTCGGCCTTTTACAGTCACCGAATTTACCTTTCACGGAGAAAATTAGACCCCATGCTATGATGGTGCAAGGCATTATGAGAATCCTTTCTCAGCAAATTGGACCTTCTGTCCTCGATTCATTCGGCTACGAAGAAGCACCTGCTGAAGAGAAGGGATTGATTTCAAGAGCGTCCTCTCTCGCCAAAGCGGGCGTAAAATTCCGCAAAACGGATTACATAGAAGAGACGTCGTTTGATGAGAAAACGCACACATTTCAACTTCCCGCGATCAAACTCAGCGTCAACTCGGAAGTCGTGATTCGGAACTTGGTGGCGTATGAGGCGATGGCGACCTCCGGTCCCTTGTTGTTCACTCGCTTCGTGGAGCTAATGGACGGCCTACTCGACACCCCGCATGACGTGAGGTTGCTCAAGAAACACGGCATCATCACGGGCCATCTCAAGGACGGCGAAGTGGCACGTCTATTCAACGGTATGAGCCACTCTATCGATGGGCACTGCCCTTCCCAACTGGACAAGACGATCAAGAAAGTCAACGAGTTCTACCACGCTGCGCCGAAGATCAAGACCCAGAATATGATAGAGCGATACGTGTATAACTTTTGGAAGTTCCTGGCGATG GTAACAATGGCGGGGATCATCAATTTTGATGAGCAACATCTGAAAATGTATTCTTGTGTGTTGGTTATGTACCAATTGTGA